The Ascaphus truei isolate aAscTru1 chromosome 11, aAscTru1.hap1, whole genome shotgun sequence genome includes a window with the following:
- the NDE1 gene encoding nuclear distribution protein nudE homolog 1, which yields MDNLGRNSFNSLEEEVLYWKDLAMKYKKCAEDAQGELQEFQEGSREYEAELETQLQQTESRNRDLLSENNRLRLELEGIKDKYEEQHSESYVQISVLEGDLSQTKAIRDQLQKYIRELEQANDDLERAKRATIMSLEEFEQRLNQAIERNAFLESELDEKENMLESVQRLKDEARDLRQELAVQQKQEKPKSSASGDQEPGRVDTAVQASISIPSTPLVHRGSGLNTPLSLRKNCDYGYSGTPLTPAARISALHIVGDLLKKVGVLESKLASCRNFVSEQSPNRPLMSSARVNQAREGNENRINLAEKGLVKRLEFGSLAPSVPGPMMPSPQGVVKMIL from the exons ATGGATAATTTAGGAAGAAATAGTTTTAATTCTTTGGAAGAAGAAGTTCTATACTGGAAAGATCTGGCAATGAAATATAAGAAATG TGCAGAAGACGCTCAGGGAGAGCTGCAAGAATTTCAGGAAGGCAGCCGGGAGTATGAGGCAGAGCTGGAGACTCAGCTGCAGCAGACGGAGAGCAGGAACCGAGACCTCCTCTCCGAAAATAACCGTCTGCGATTGGAGCTCGAGGGCATTAAG GATAAGTATGAAGAGCAGCACTCTGAGAGTTACGTGCAGATTTCTGTCTTGGAAGGGGATCTCTCCCAAACGAAGGCAATCCGAGATCAATTGCAGAAATACATCCGGGAACTGGAACAAGCCAACGATGACTTGGAAAGAGCTAAGCG GGCTACTATAATGTCCTTGGAAGAATTTGAGCAGCGATTAAATCAAGCCATTGAGAGGAACGCTTTCCTTGAAAGTGAGCTGGATGAGAAAGAAAACATGCTGGAGTCGGTGCAGCGACTGAAGGACGAAGCTCGAG ATTTGAGACAGGAGCTGGCTGTGCAACAGAAACAGGAGAAGCCTAAATCCAGCGCGTCTGGCGATCAGGAGCCAGGCAGAGTTGATACAGCTGTCCAAGCGTCCATATCCATTCCATCAACACCCTTAGTGCACCGAGGAAGTGGGCTGAACACACCACTGTCACTCAGAAAAA ATTGTGATTATGGCTACAGTGGCACACCGCTCACACCGGCCGCACGGATATCCGCCCTTCACATAGTGGGGGACCTTCTGAAGAAAGTGGGG GTGTTGGAGTCCAAGCTGGCGTCTTGCAGAAACTTTGTATCCGAGCAGTCTCCCAACAGGCCGCTTATGTCGTCTGCCCGTGTAAACCAGGCGAGAGAAGGCAATGAAAACCGAATTAATCTGGCTGAAAAAGG GTTGGTTAAACGTCTGGAATTTGGATCATTGGCCCCCAGCGTCCCAGGACCGATGATGCCCTCCCCTCAAGGTGTTGTCAAGATGATACTCTAA